The window CATTCGATGTTCGATGCAATCGCTTCCGCGGTGACGCGGGAATGAGAGGCACACCAAACGGCCTTGCCGTCGCGTAGGACGATTATCTGGGGGGACTCGTGGCGAATCCCTGTTCGCGTCTCGATGTAGTCGGAAACCTGACGATCCTCGATCACGTCGACCTCGTGGATCTCCTGCCCCGGATGGTTCGACAAGAACCTCTCCGCCTCATGCCGGGCTCGCTCGCTCAGCCCACAGAGCGGGCTGTGCTTGTACACGATGGCGAGAGGCATGGACAAGAGGGCGTCCACGTCACCGATCCTCATCAGACGTTTCACGCAACCTATCTTGCCTCATCGTATTCCCCCTGACAAAGCGGCTTCGTGGACGAGGCGGGCGAGTCGCTAGAGAATGAGCAGGACGTCGAGAAATGCGCTAGTC of the Vicinamibacteria bacterium genome contains:
- the ytxJ gene encoding bacillithiol system redox-active protein YtxJ is translated as MKRLMRIGDVDALLSMPLAIVYKHSPLCGLSERARHEAERFLSNHPGQEIHEVDVIEDRQVSDYIETRTGIRHESPQIIVLRDGKAVWCASHSRVTAEAIASNIE